The genomic region tccaaaaatttgtagctattgggacaccgcagtggaaggtacccggccgaaatttctttgcacaaaaggcaatccccaacctgtactcgattgtgcaaaaagaagtaatggcatgtctggcacacagtgttggagcaagggtccatctgactgcaaagcatggtcagggcaggtatatcacctacactgcgcattgggtaaacctgctgatggctgccaagcatggaatgcgtggctctgcagaggagttggtgacaccgccacaacttgcaggcaggcctgttgccacctcctctactcctcctactccatcctcttccataacctccttggctgagtcgtcttctgctgctgcgtcttgctccacatcaacggcacccccccccagctccccaggtactattccacatcccggatacggcagtgtcacgccgtattggcgttgacttgcctgaaagcagagagtcacaccggaccagcactcctgtccgccctgaacgcacaggtggatcagtggctgactctgcaccaactggagatcggcaaagtggtttgtgacaacggaagaaatttgttggcggcattgaatttgggcaagttgacacatgtgccgtgcatggcacatgtgtgtaatctgatcgtacaaggctttgtgcataagtacccaggcttacaggacgtcctgaagcaggccaggaaggtgtgtggccatttcaggcgttcctacacggccatggcgcacttttcagatatccagcggcgaaacaacatgccagtgaggcccttgatttgcgacagcccaacacgttggaattcaacactcctaatgttcgaccgcctgctccaacaagaaaaagccattaacgactatttgtataagttgtgatgtgggggggatggcggatagagggtttttgacgtgtcaggtttatttttgggaggcgggttcgatttcaatgggaaataggtctcaaaaagctaatttttcctattttacacctagttgagctgggtgtaatttttgttaacagcctccgacagtgtaataACGGTTTGCACAGTCATTGGAAAccaggtattatttaaagattagcagcttctaatactttctatgggacacgaaaatgttttcggcagccggagcctggttgccgaaattgagttataacgtgCCATTGGAAGCAGTtagtgaacgatattgcttccgacagcaaatttatcggtttgcgagtgcacgcaaacctaattgcggctcaatggaaatgagcccttagtCGTGTGGTTAGGCAGAAGCAAGTTAGTATTAAAATCGAAAgatagagaacagcactccatgagatagaacagaagctggaataacttccatgcatgttaatttttattgaattcctcagggtgccagttctttttgcacactatgccccttcacagagaaaaaaaataaatatcctgaagcatatcagtctgaccctgcccaatgacagtccagcaccgaaataccaggcaatttttctctgaacaagggaagcaacaaccccagacgatcgtttccgcctcatatgggcctcgtcagtgaggtgcagttgtatctctctaagggcaagtgtgcatggagtccacgtctgtaACAGATTAGCAGTTGTTAGTGTTAAAGCTGATGTTAAGTGCTTGCGAAAAGGCCTGTCGTGTGATAGGGAGTGTTACCTTCTGCAACGGAAATCTCTGAACTGAAAGGAGTCATCCCTGATCATAAGTAGTGTCATGGCGGACTTATAGGGTGGCGAAGAGCTGCTCTCCGTTTTCAGGAAAGTACAGAGAGTCAAGTGCTGAGAGGCAGTGGAGGGAGCAAAGGCTACAAGTAAGGTAGGATACGGTATATCTTGTCACCACTAAAGCGGTGGGTCTGAAAAACCTCTACAAACCAAGTTGCGGAAGGTAACACTCCCAATCTTTTTGTTCCAGTTCCAGATTTTGgaactatataaataaataggtgtttttttatattaaaaaaagagtGCTGTTTTCCCTGTCTTTAAAAGATATCTTTAAAATTTGAGATCCTATTCTTCTCTTTCTGGTAGTTTTAATTAaaaactttaatagatactttgcgatgtgggtgttggcggattaggggttaatacatttattagttattgcggtggggggatggcggttgagtgGTAGATATTGTGCACGCATTAGGTGTTTGCTTTAATTATAACAGCGagcaacgggtaaaatatacgtgctGCACTTGTCTGTGGCGCCGGATATACGATCAACTGTAGTGTAAGTGTAgtataaggtcgggttaccatagtaacctattaattttcaagaaatctggCATCGGTGGAAgcgttaaaacaacaaaaaaagtacacctacatgaaaagggcTACTGCACGCAATGTGCTGTCCTTTTCAATGGAAaagctggtactaaaatggagccgtaaattacttttagctgccggcaaaTTTGGTAggtttttaatggctcaatggaaacatGCCCTAAGATGGCTGCTGTTTAACTACGACTGAACACTGGAGCTGATAAAACTGCTGTTTATCTCTCCAAAGATCCACTGATCTTATCCCTCTTGAGAAAAGTGTAACGAATACTACCTAAGGAACTGTTCTATGCAACTTTTCCAGATAAATGAGAACAAGCAGACCTCATTGGGGAAGCTATGCAGCAGAGGCTCTACAATATCCTTTAACTTTCTCTACCCCCCAATTATTATTCTGATTAGTCAGTTTAACCAGCCGTTTGTGCTGCAGTAAGTCCACCCTCTAGAACTCAACATGAATGAGCAATTATGCTATACAATACAGGAACTTTTATGCGCCCATTTCCCCTGTTTTACGGAGGAGGTGACCAAAGTTTTACACCAATATACATTTGAGATGCCTGCCGAAGAAGTTATCGGCATAGCGACAGCCAACCACTCGAGTTCTGAACCGGTTCCTCTACATCAGGGATTAACGATACTAGATGAGATCAGCCCACGTGAGTCAGAGACATTATTAAATGACCTGGAGCCTTCTACCATAACCCTGCACATGCTGCAAATGCATCAGGATGCCCTAGAGTCTGAGACACCTCGGAGAAAGATACAGGGTAAAACCTCCATTATTCAGCAATATCTAAATGGGTATGATCAGAGCTGCCAGGAATTACATACCTCCTATAACGCTTGCCAGGCTGATGCTCACCTCAATACGGAGAAGCCTCTGACTCTGCCCCCTTTAGAGGCTGTAGTGATGTCGAAACCCGCTATGTGGCGGGCCGATCATGTCAGAGAAGGTAGCTACTAACAGCACATGGACCTGCTGTGTGCACTAGCTTTGGTAGGACACATCACATCCTAAACCAGGGGACTCAATGGCAGCGGACTTGGGACTCAAGTATAATCACAGAGATGGGAGCAAATACAGGCAGGCATTGTAACTTCTCAACAGAGTCTACTTCCCAAAGATCAGGAGTCAGGACATATTACACCTTACCTTCGTCTTAACATGGAGAAAATTGCAGCAGTTAGGCGATGGTCCTCAATCATCCAGACCGGTGTGGACTTAAGCTCTCACAAAGTAGCTGTATATAACTCCCTCTGGAGCTATTGAGCGCTTAATAAATGGTTTATATAGTTAGACATTGTCCTATATTTCCGAGATGGAGGTTTGCTTTACATGCCCTGTTGTGATAATGTGCCTAATTTACTGCTGTACAGACCATACATACTCTTGATGCATACTAGATATAACCCTTTACTTTAGTATCAGACATGCAATACGGATACCAATATTTTCTGCAATAATGATAAGATTTTACAGTTGTTTCCCATCACATGTCTATTTTTAATGTGGTGTGTAGAAGCTCATGATAGGACATGATAGTGGCATCAGATTAAACCCTGTCAAATAAGAAATATAGCCACTGCCTAAGTTTATAAGACTCCTTAATAATGTGATAGGGTTCCTCACATACAGTGTGTTTTCATTGTTATACCTTATGGTATAAATAGATATGGCACTTAGAGTTCATATACTTTCTGGAACCTATCGAGAAAACAAGAGAGGCTCTTAACATCCCCCAATAAATTTAATGTTATCATTTAAAGTCAGATCTGAGACCTCCCTTTAAACCTGGACATAGACTTATAAAACCTTTCGTTCCAGTTCATTGGGTCCTTTCTGCAGTCTATCTGAATGCCCTTACCACCCCCTCAGCGTTTCATAACCAATAATATATAACCTTTATGTTATCTTTATATTTAAGTTCCTTGTACTGCTATTACTAGATTTTTATAGTTTTCATGTGCATCATtattaaccccttttttttttttttttacttatatacaATATAGGGCAACACATTTTATTGTGAGCATAAGGAGAAAATAAAAAGCACAGTTCAATAAACACGATTTATTCTGTATAAAAAGGTTAAGCTTACAACCAAACTTTTATAAAAAGTTTGCATGATTTAAGTACATCATCATTACACATTTTTTGCAGAAATACAACATCTCTGCCACTGTACAAGGAAAGAAACAAAAACTCAAAATAAGAGTTCacgattttaaatatttacaatatcatTCAGTCCAGGGTGCCATAAAATAAACCTCTTATTTAAACATCTGATTGTGTCTGATCCGGTTGCCAGATGCTTCCCTTTATATTAAGAAAAGGTCAGTTTAAAAGCTGGTTGGTAAGTGGCAGATCCCTTGTGGTACGTTTAGCTTTCACTCCCTATAGGAGATATAGTAGATGAAGCCTTCCCACGAATGAAAAGGTCATTAGAAGTCTCTTCATAAATAAACTAAAATCAGTTCAATAAGCTGTTTTTTTGGAATATTAGGGAAAAAGTGGGATgaggaacaaaaaataaaaatatatatatttataaattggaTTTGAGTCCCTTTTCATAAGCCACAGATTTCACCCCTCTTCTTTCCGGAAAGCTTGCTGTACAAATTCAGCAgtcaaataatgaaataaaagggAGTCTTGTAGCCATGATGTGCAAAGAAAAACAGTCAGGGAACACCATTTTTTGTTTAAGGACAAAGAGCTTTGCTGTCATTCGTGATAAACTCTGATGACAATTCAGACGCCTGCAATGACAAGATGCTGATGTCTGTGTTTAAGGGGGTCAGTGGTGTCCTGGTGGACGAAGAATTTGGTCCCAGCCTGGGATGATGGAGACTGACAATGGTCGGGTGGGAATCCAAGGCGATCTGCAGATCCAGAATGTAATCTATGACGTGCTGCAGGATTTCCATCTTGCTGACTTTCTTGTTCTGTGGAATACTCGGCACCAGTTCCTTCAGCTTGGAATAGCAGTCATTCATGTTGTACAGCAGGCTCATGGGGTCATCCACAGGCGTTTTGCTCCTAGATATACTGTGCTCCGTTAGGCTGTTTATCCTCACAGATCTTACTGGGCTGAAAGCTTTCATGGTTTCAAGCTAATGTATACAAGTCCCACAACAAGAAGAAGAAGAACCTTTTCCTTATTAAATCCACAAACACGCTGCGCGTACTAGCTCAGAATTCCCCCATTCTCAACAGAGTCTACTTCCCAAAGATCAGGACATATTACACCTTACCTTCGTCCTAACATGGAGAAAATTGCAGCAGTTAGGCGATGGTCCTCAATCATCCAGACCGGTGTGGACTTAAGCACTCACAAAGTAGCTGTATATAACTCCCTCTGGAGCTATTGAGCGCTTAATAAATGGTTTATATAGTTAGACATTGTCCTATATTTCCGAGATGGAGGTTTGCTTTACATGCCCTGTTGTGATAATGTGCCTAATTTACTGCTGTACAGACCATACATACTCTTGATGCATACTAGATATGACCCTTTACTTTAGTATCAGACATGCAATACGGATACCAATATTTTCTGCAATAATGATAAGATTTTACAGTTGTTTCCCATCACATGTCTATTTTTAATGTGGTGTGTAGAAGCTCATGATAGGACATGATAGTGGCATCAGATTAAACCCTGTCAAATAAGAAATATAGCCACTGCCTAAGTTTATAAGACTCCTTAATAATGTGATAGGGTTCCTCACATACAGTGTGTTTTAATTGTTATACCTTATGGTATAAATAGATATGGCACTTAGAGTTCATATACTTTCTGGAACCTATCGAGAAAACAAGAGAGGCTCTTAACATCCCCCAATAACTTTAATGTTATCATTTAAAGTCAGATCTGAGACCTCCCTTTAAACCTGGACATAGACTTATAAAACCTTTCGTTCCAGTTCATTGGGTCCTTTCTGCAGTCTATCTGAATGCCCTTACCACCCCCTCGGCGTTTCATAACCAATAATATATAACCTTTATGTTATCTTTATATTTAAGTTCCTTGTACTGCTATTACTAGATTTTTATAGTTTTCATGTGcatcattattaaccccttaatgaccaaggacgtacgccacacatcctcaaaaaaaagacagttaatgtccgaggacgtgtggcgtacgtctttggtctggaaagcagttggaagcgatcctgcttgcttccagctgctttccggttattgcagtgatgcctcgatatcgaggcatcctgcaataaccccccatggccatccgatgcagagagagccactctgtggccctctctgcaccggacatcggtggccagtattgttggtgggtgggagcacgcctgggaggcgggtggtcggccatcgatgtgccaaGTAGAgggaagggggcgggatcgggggcgggacagtcgggagcgcgcacgggagcgcgtgcgtgcacggtgggcggcgggcgggcgcgtgtacgggacgggagcgggagggaaccgctacactgcagaaaaataaagctgtaaaaagcaacaaaaaaaagttttgaaagttctaaataaacagctaagggatctggaaggggtggggggttggtcttgggggggggagctacactactaaaaattgattatttttttttaaaaaaaggcaaattttttactaaactgggtactggcagacagctgccagtacccaagatggcgcccattaaggcagaggggaagggttagagagctgtttagtgggggatcagagaggttgggggctaaggggggatcctacacagcagcatatgtaaatatgctaaaaaaaacacacacaaaaaaagcccaaatatagcttttattttagtactggcagagtttctgccagtacttaagatggcggggacaattgttgggtgggggagggaagtgagccgTTTGGGAAGGATCaaggggtctcatgtttcaggtgggaggctgagctctacactaaagctaaaattaaccttgcaagctccctacaagctagataattaaccccttcactgctagccataatacacgtgtgaaatgcagcagcatttggcggccttctaattaccaaaaagcaacgccaaagccatatatgtctgctatttctgaacaaaggggatcccagagaagcatttacaaccatttgtgccataattgtacaagctgtttgtaaatgatttcagtgagaaacctaaaattgtgaaaaatttaacgttttttttcatttgatcgcatttggcggtgaaatggtggcatgaaatataccaaaattggcctagatcaatacttggggttgtctactacactacactaaagctaaaattatacctaaaagctccctacatgctccataattaaccccttcactgctgggcataatacacgtgtagtgcgcagtggcatttagcagccttctaattact from Bombina bombina isolate aBomBom1 chromosome 2, aBomBom1.pri, whole genome shotgun sequence harbors:
- the LOC128648517 gene encoding DNA-binding protein inhibitor ID-2-like, translating into MKAFSPVRSVRINSLTEHSISRSKTPVDDPMSLLYNMNDCYSKLKELVPSIPQNKKVSKMEILQHVIDYILDLQIALDSHPTIVSLHHPRLGPNSSSTRTPLTPLNTDISILSLQASELSSEFITNDSKALCP